A single window of Leclercia adecarboxylata DNA harbors:
- a CDS encoding glutathione peroxidase, protein MTTFHQLSATSLRGQLVSMADYAGKLVLVVNTASHCGFTPQYAGLEKLYKKYADRGLVVLGFPCNQFGKQEPGGADDISQTCHINYGVSFPMFEKVEVNGAATHPVFRYLKEALPGVLGGRIKWNFTKFLVGRDGKPLKRFAPISTPEKMEAAILAALEI, encoded by the coding sequence ATGACGACCTTTCATCAACTTTCTGCCACCAGCCTGCGCGGCCAGCTCGTCTCTATGGCCGACTATGCAGGTAAGCTGGTTCTGGTGGTGAACACTGCCAGCCATTGTGGCTTCACACCCCAATACGCCGGCCTTGAAAAGCTCTATAAAAAGTATGCCGATCGGGGGCTGGTGGTGCTGGGTTTCCCCTGTAACCAGTTCGGTAAACAGGAGCCCGGCGGTGCCGACGATATTTCGCAGACCTGCCATATCAACTACGGTGTGAGCTTCCCGATGTTCGAGAAAGTAGAGGTCAACGGCGCGGCTACGCACCCGGTATTTCGCTATCTGAAAGAGGCGTTGCCCGGCGTGCTGGGGGGGCGGATCAAGTGGAACTTCACAAAGTTCCTGGTGGGGCGCGACGGCAAACCGCTGAAGCGTTTTGCACCGATCTCCACCCCGGAGAAGATGGAAGCCGCTATCCTTGCTGCACTTGAAATCTAA
- the catA gene encoding type A chloramphenicol O-acetyltransferase: MKKTIPEYTTVDLSRWARKEHFEVFQSFAQSTINQTVNLDITVLLKHIKEVGWRFYPTMISLLSKIANSHSEFRMAMKNNELVIWKEVHPSYTIFHNETETFSSLWSPYDGNIQNFQTVYSEDVARYGNNLSYWPKGESPENIFFVSSIPWGSFTSFNINVANMQNFFAPMFTFGKYFNQDGKVLLPVAVQVHHSVCDGFHVARLFNELQALCDDLPHLSEGPNA; the protein is encoded by the coding sequence ATGAAAAAAACAATCCCGGAATATACCACTGTTGATTTATCCCGTTGGGCAAGGAAGGAGCATTTTGAGGTATTTCAGTCGTTTGCTCAAAGTACAATTAACCAAACTGTTAATTTAGATATTACCGTGCTGCTAAAACATATCAAAGAGGTGGGCTGGAGATTTTACCCCACTATGATTTCACTTCTTTCTAAAATTGCAAACAGCCATTCGGAATTTCGTATGGCCATGAAGAATAATGAGCTTGTCATTTGGAAGGAAGTGCATCCAAGCTATACCATTTTCCATAATGAAACCGAGACGTTTTCATCATTATGGAGCCCGTACGATGGCAATATTCAAAACTTCCAGACGGTTTATTCCGAAGACGTTGCGCGCTATGGTAATAATCTTTCTTATTGGCCTAAGGGCGAATCTCCGGAAAATATATTTTTCGTCTCGTCTATTCCATGGGGAAGTTTTACCAGTTTTAATATTAACGTGGCTAACATGCAGAACTTTTTTGCCCCTATGTTCACGTTTGGAAAATATTTCAACCAGGATGGGAAAGTACTGTTGCCTGTCGCCGTTCAGGTCCATCATTCCGTGTGCGATGGTTTCCATGTGGCAAGACTCTTCAATGAATTGCAGGCGTTATGTGATGACTTACCGCACCTTTCAGAGGGACCCAATGCCTGA
- a CDS encoding NAD(P)-dependent alcohol dehydrogenase, translating into MKINALVAHDAAQPLTSGQISLRALQKQDVKIEILFCGVCHSDLHMARNEWAVSQYPLVPGHEIVGRVVEVGDEATRFKPGDIVGVGVMVDACRECHFCKHHEEQYCEAGFTATYNGIDKYTGERTRGGYAQSVIVDQHFVVSVPQNLPLAGVAPLLCAGVTVWSPLRHFNVKAGDRVGVVGLGGLGHMAVKLASAMGAEVTLFTTSPEKGKDALRLGAKQVVVSRDAAQMAACQTSLDFIIDCVAAPHDLDPYLAMLKTNGRLVLVGIPDQPHNSPNITPMVFRRLSISGSSIGSIQETQEMLNFCGEHNITADIETIGGEDIEAAFARMLKGDVKYRFVIDMQATTW; encoded by the coding sequence ATGAAAATCAACGCATTAGTCGCCCATGACGCGGCACAACCCTTAACATCAGGCCAGATTTCGCTGCGCGCGTTACAAAAGCAGGATGTCAAAATCGAGATCCTCTTCTGCGGCGTGTGCCACTCCGATCTCCATATGGCGCGTAACGAATGGGCGGTTAGCCAGTATCCGCTGGTGCCGGGGCATGAGATTGTCGGGCGAGTCGTGGAGGTTGGGGACGAAGCCACCCGTTTTAAACCCGGTGATATCGTCGGTGTGGGCGTGATGGTCGACGCCTGCCGCGAGTGCCATTTCTGCAAGCACCACGAAGAGCAGTACTGTGAGGCGGGGTTTACCGCTACCTACAATGGTATTGATAAATATACCGGCGAAAGAACCCGCGGCGGCTATGCGCAGAGCGTGATTGTCGATCAGCATTTTGTGGTTTCTGTACCGCAAAACCTGCCGCTTGCCGGGGTTGCACCGCTGTTGTGTGCGGGCGTCACTGTCTGGTCGCCGCTGCGCCATTTCAACGTCAAAGCAGGCGATCGTGTGGGTGTTGTGGGGCTGGGGGGGTTAGGCCATATGGCAGTGAAGCTTGCCAGTGCGATGGGGGCGGAAGTGACGCTGTTTACGACCTCCCCGGAGAAGGGTAAAGATGCTCTTCGTCTGGGGGCAAAGCAGGTGGTGGTATCGCGCGATGCCGCGCAAATGGCTGCCTGCCAGACCTCGCTGGATTTTATCATTGACTGCGTAGCGGCACCGCACGATCTGGATCCCTATCTGGCAATGCTGAAAACCAATGGCCGCCTGGTGTTGGTAGGCATTCCGGACCAGCCGCACAACTCGCCGAATATTACGCCCATGGTGTTCCGGCGTTTAAGCATCAGCGGTTCGTCGATTGGCAGCATTCAGGAAACGCAGGAGATGTTGAACTTCTGCGGCGAACACAATATTACCGCTGATATTGAAACGATCGGTGGTGAGGATATCGAGGCTGCCTTTGCCCGTATGCTTAAGGGAGACGTTAAGTACCGCTTTGTCATTGATATGCAGGCTACGACCTGGTAG
- a CDS encoding helix-turn-helix domain-containing protein, translated as MPAWVEGKLFFYADSPPRRLMELFSVKWSSMVLHALYHWPDERARTGELQRSLQGISKKMLFQTLKELEQRGLIARHVYDVVPPKVDYRLTPLGRTFAEPIEQMYQWGLENQSALDQMEACYQAASFS; from the coding sequence ATGCCAGCCTGGGTTGAGGGTAAACTCTTTTTCTATGCGGACTCGCCGCCGCGCCGCCTGATGGAGCTCTTTTCAGTGAAATGGAGCTCAATGGTGCTGCATGCGCTGTATCACTGGCCGGATGAACGCGCCCGTACCGGTGAGTTACAGCGTAGCCTGCAGGGGATTTCCAAAAAAATGCTGTTCCAGACGCTCAAAGAGCTGGAGCAGCGAGGGTTGATTGCCCGCCATGTGTATGACGTGGTCCCACCAAAAGTCGATTACCGCCTGACCCCACTCGGCAGAACCTTTGCCGAACCCATTGAGCAAATGTACCAGTGGGGGTTGGAAAATCAGTCCGCACTGGATCAAATGGAAGCCTGTTATCAGGCGGCGTCGTTCAGTTAA
- a CDS encoding glycoside hydrolase family 15 protein — protein MPLREEGFIGLGDYAAIGEGRSVALIAPDGSIDWWSAPNLDSPPLFDRLLDPTIGGFFSLTPAVDYTVSRAYREDSNVLETRFETEDGTVLLTESINSTLAGRLPWSELARRLEGVRGTVPFRLHLRFGTMVETRSPWRSDTFKGSVYHIGDLMAMLHTSENVVITHADDEEIEAEITLKKGSREVVALLVTQSEPLAVPDIQAIDNRIETSHTAWQDWVQGLKYDGLYKDHVIRSALALKFLWYSPTGALAAAATTSLPEGIGGKKNYDYRFAWVRDACLIIKAFTYLGTLEECKAAFSWLSKTIIRHGPEMQACYTLEGELVPEERYAELQGYRDSQPVRVGNNARNQRQLSMYADMLGVAKLFVEAGHILDTGTSRFLGHLANQCADRWRMKDSGIWELPEERHYTHSKMSCWLALDCAVVLAEHSHIEPTWKARWERERDRIRDWVEKHCWSEAHQSYCFYVGDGGQLDASLALVSRYGVKVNPKRMKLTYQAIHQQLGHNSAMVYRYSGVEQEESTFIACSFWLAEAWASMGEPAAAAESMDEILKTLCHRGNVETFNEMFDTRTGEWVGNMPQGLSHLALICAAQAISEHQREKK, from the coding sequence ATGCCTTTACGCGAGGAAGGGTTCATTGGTCTGGGAGATTATGCCGCGATCGGCGAGGGCCGCTCCGTTGCGCTCATCGCCCCGGATGGCTCGATTGACTGGTGGAGCGCGCCCAATCTTGATTCCCCGCCCCTTTTCGATCGGCTGCTTGACCCAACCATCGGCGGTTTTTTCAGCCTGACGCCCGCGGTTGACTATACCGTCTCCCGCGCCTATCGCGAGGACAGCAATGTGCTGGAAACCCGCTTTGAGACGGAGGACGGCACGGTGCTGTTAACCGAATCGATTAACAGCACGCTGGCGGGGCGTCTGCCCTGGAGTGAGCTGGCGCGGCGGCTTGAGGGCGTGCGCGGCACCGTGCCTTTCAGGCTCCATTTGCGGTTTGGGACGATGGTCGAAACGCGATCGCCCTGGCGATCGGATACCTTTAAGGGCAGCGTTTACCATATCGGCGACCTGATGGCGATGCTGCACACCAGTGAAAACGTCGTCATTACGCATGCTGATGACGAAGAGATCGAAGCGGAGATCACCCTTAAAAAGGGCAGCCGGGAGGTTGTCGCGCTGCTCGTGACCCAGAGTGAACCGCTGGCCGTGCCGGACATTCAGGCGATTGATAACCGCATCGAAACCAGCCATACCGCCTGGCAGGACTGGGTCCAGGGGCTTAAATATGATGGCCTCTATAAAGATCACGTCATTCGCTCCGCGCTGGCGCTGAAGTTCCTCTGGTATTCGCCAACCGGCGCGCTGGCCGCGGCCGCGACCACCTCCCTGCCGGAAGGGATCGGTGGAAAGAAAAATTACGACTACCGCTTTGCCTGGGTGAGAGATGCCTGCCTGATTATCAAAGCCTTTACCTATCTGGGTACCCTCGAAGAGTGTAAAGCGGCCTTTTCCTGGCTGTCGAAAACCATCATCAGGCACGGCCCGGAAATGCAGGCCTGCTACACCCTCGAAGGCGAGCTGGTCCCGGAAGAGCGGTATGCAGAACTCCAGGGCTACCGGGATTCGCAGCCGGTACGGGTAGGTAATAATGCCCGCAACCAGCGCCAGCTGAGCATGTATGCCGATATGCTTGGGGTGGCAAAACTGTTTGTCGAAGCGGGCCATATTCTGGATACGGGCACCTCGCGCTTCCTCGGACACCTTGCCAATCAGTGTGCCGACCGCTGGCGCATGAAGGACTCGGGGATCTGGGAGCTGCCGGAAGAGCGCCATTACACCCACTCCAAAATGTCCTGCTGGCTGGCGCTGGACTGCGCCGTGGTGCTGGCGGAGCACAGCCATATCGAACCTACCTGGAAGGCGCGCTGGGAACGCGAGCGGGACCGGATCCGCGACTGGGTGGAAAAGCACTGCTGGTCTGAAGCCCATCAGTCCTACTGCTTCTACGTTGGCGACGGCGGGCAACTGGACGCCTCGCTGGCGCTGGTTTCACGCTACGGCGTGAAGGTGAACCCGAAACGCATGAAGCTGACCTATCAGGCTATCCACCAGCAGCTGGGCCATAACAGCGCGATGGTCTATCGCTACAGCGGCGTTGAGCAGGAGGAAAGCACCTTCATTGCCTGCTCATTCTGGCTGGCAGAGGCCTGGGCATCGATGGGCGAACCGGCGGCTGCCGCAGAGAGCATGGATGAAATACTTAAGACGCTGTGCCACCGCGGCAACGTGGAAACCTTCAATGAGATGTTTGATACCCGAACCGGCGAGTGGGTCGGCAACATGCCCCAGGGCCTGAGCCATCTCGCGCTGATCTGCGCGGCGCAGGCGATCA